AGGCCAGAAGCTGTGGGGTGTGTGCATTCAAAGATCCCTAAGCTCCACCTGGTTAACCCACTGACACACAAAGGTGGCGTAAACCCTTTGCTCCATAAATAGTTGCTGCACCAGTAACACACTGGAGGCTGCGGTGGAGGTGGGAAGACCAACATATATTAATTTAACATAGCTTTAAGAGCTCTTAATACTTCTCTCTGAAAACAGGGGGGCTCATTAAAATACAGCTGCTCTTATAGCCTACTACATCTCAGATTGCATCAAACATCCACATGTTGAAGTGTCCTCCCACTGATCCCCAAATTGCTTCCAATGGTCAGACAAGCACattgcatctgtttgtgtgaaTGAGGGCAAACTGAAGAGCACTTTGGATAAAAGGTTTATATAAAATGTAGCCATTTACCAAACCGACAGGCCACCATTGTGCTGTAATGAAGGGAGTCACATTGTAATGCTCCTATACATAACATGGACGAACCTATAAAGTTGTTTGCATTTGCTTTAAGCAATGGCAAAGGTAGTTAAGAAGCAGCTTAATTATTGTTCACTTTGCAATGTGGGAGAAGATATGATTTTCTAGAGTGACCCGGGGCCAAAGTTCAAGACCTTGGGAGCCATCTGTCACCAGacagttaagaggaaaaaaataaatagctttAAAAAGCACAGCTGGACTGCAATTTTTATATCTTTGCTCTAAGTTTGTGAATGTAATTGTGGAttaatttttgaagaaaagatAAACAACACTGGTCGAATTTTATACACTTTAAGCCTGACATTGTATATTGGTGTTCATCCACAGAACAAGGATTATAATTATAGAGGCTGTACTTTGCTTGCTCAAAGATGGAGTTAATGCACTGCAAAAATCGTCATGCCCTGTTGATTTTCCAGTGTTTCACTCAGACAGTGACTGGGTGTGGTTGGCTTGTTTCTTTTACTTAACTCCTTCATGAGTGATTGCTGTCATGTCTCTGTGCTTACCTCTTGAGGTTTTGTCTGGGTtgtattattttctgtgttttaaactATAAGTTTATCTGTGGAAACAGGAATATTTCAAAAGTATAATAGATGTTTTATTTCTGCCAATTATCCTCACATGAGTACCATTTTGTTGAAGATCCCTGATATGGACCAGCAGAAATCTGATTAGTTTAATCAGTATTGCTCAACAGTAGTTAGACAGTGGTATTGTCACTGCAGCACTGTAAATGTTTGTAGTCTATTGTTAATGATCTGCTCATATAGTGATGTGGAATTAACACTGTGAGTTGCAACAGTCttcattctttgttttgttttcatgtgtgcattttttttttttgcatctgctgTCTTAAATGTATTCTTTCCAAAACAGTGATGGAAAGAAGTTTTGATGTGTCCACTAAAAGATATGCATTTGTATGAAATATCTTTACTttgagagggagaaaaacaagcaCCTATTTATCGCAACAATCGTAATAAAATTATACTAATCAAAACACTGTTACAGTCTTAAGACCGTGTATGCTGTCATACACTGTTAACTGTTAATagtttttttgcacaattttttgcaacttgcaCCCTGGGTAAAAAGGTTGTTACTGAGGGAGTGGTGGCAGCAGAAATGTTAGGGAGCTTGTGAGAAGGGTGTAGAGTTGAGGCAAGTTCACTGTTTTCTCACTGTGCATATGATTCAAGTGGTAATCCTACCTAACATAGTGTAGTGTACTTGAGTCAATATCTTAACACAGTGTTTTAAAGGAATGACAGCAACTGCTAACAGTGTTGGTATTGTATAAAAATCATGCCCACATGATGGTTGTTCATGATCGACTCCCTGTGTACTGCCAAAAAACAATTGCATGTCTTAGTGATGTCATAaatttattttgggttttgtgATCCCTCAATAAGCTGCTGCTGAAAGTTACCTTGTATGCCTTGCAGAACTTCTTCCTCAGCTTTTTTATTAAGGCATGTACTAAGTAGAGATGCCGGTTGTAGTTAAGGTGTGGCACTATGAATCTAATAACCTCATTTGATCTGCACGCATGACCCAGATTGGGGTGAATATACAgcatgaattttttttccagcaaggcagaaaaaaacacaaaaacatgaaatgttaaCACACTTAAAGCACAATGAGACAATTAAAGGCTTTGAAAACACTGGTACTTCAGGCTTCAGCAGCAAATAGGAAatatataacaacaaaacatatacAGACTGATGAGCAGCAATGGACACAAGGGAGCATCAAAGAAATTTAAAGTAACTCACTGTTTAAGAAATCATACCACAGATGGACTGACAACAAAGTACAGACTTAACTGAGCATTTATGTAGGACAAAAATCCAGTGGGAATTGGAAATGGCAACCTGCAATAATTaggtgtacaaaaaaaaatcagcaaaacaatttacctgtctcctctctgtgtcagATACTTATGCATTGAGGCGCCCATTAACAACACACCAGGCGGCATCATTTTTTGATGGTCCGGATAATTGCTGTGGTATGAAGAGCAACAAAGGCTGCAGGGAGGGTCCCCAAACAAACTCctgactttcacccaggagactgatgtttgtgtcctgtgtgaaaccaaaagtcagttgagttattatgataatttttaaacatattttcatgtcagtcagattattttaataacaatgtagAGTGCTAGCATGTGTAGCATACCACACCAGCAATGTGtgatataaaattacatttggtAGTAACAATACCTACAAAGCCAAACCATGGAGTTtcttctaaacctaaccatatgtTGTTGCCTAAAACTAAGAACGAAAACTTTTTTAACTGCgttctaagtttattttgaaaagagacagtATGCATTTAGAAAGTGGAAACTGTACCTTTCCTGtataaacagacatttattttaaaaaagacacaatatatGTTACTAGCATTCTTAGAGTGTCACTGTAGcacacagataaataaatatagccTTAATACTTAAATCATATGTATTATAATatgtgattaaatatttaaaatataatggtTAAAAAAGTGAGTGGTTtgacagtgttttaaaataaactgaatctAAAATGTTTGTGCATTGTTGATTTTGATGCGCAACCAATTGTTATCGGGTATCGTTCTCGTTGCCCAATGAGACTGTTTATCCCGCCCAACATGTATCAGGTTAGATTACGTTGGCGAGGTCAAAGGGCAGAAAATCAGTTTTGGTTGAGGCTTGGTCATTGAACTGGTAACAAGCGCAGCTTAAAACAGTAGAAATCTCCGTTACAGTTAATGTTGTGTCTCCATGCGTCAGCCTTTATGTTAACGATATAAACCACAGTGCCGACTAAAAAAAGAGAGCGTGCCGCCTGTTACAGCTGGTTCACGACACCTGACGCCTTTTCCATCGATAATCTGCCCACAGGTGAGTTGAAACAGCCGCTAGCCGTGATGCTAATTTACGCCATTTCCATGTGCTAAAAACATTAGCATCAAATGTCCGCTAGCTTCGGTGCTAAATTGGGGCCATGTAAAATCCCAGTCGATTATGTTTAAACTGTTAGCGATGGGAAAGCATGACATTTAATagttttaaaacattactgTCAATAAGACACtatgttgtgttatgttgttGTGGTACAGGGTTCCTGTAGAtgcttaaaaagttaaaaggcttacattcattaatctaaaattaaatcattatttggtattaaaatgtcttatgtCAGTCTTTCggaagtcttaaaaatgcttagcGAATGAGAGTAGGATGTTAtgatccatttttttcttatactagattgtaaaatctcaaaataactggTAATATCTAATATCTTTTAAATGACTTACCTAATTTATCGTCAAGCACAGCAGGACCGAAAAACCTACAACACTCATACATTTACAGCATCCAGTCATGAAAGATGACAATGGatatttttataacataatatCAATGTTTTCCACCTATTAAattttacaaagttttaaaactcgcaataacttttttacttgaacaaaacaaaacaaacaaaacaacataatcatGTTATTTTTGGGCCAAATCGTCCCTAactctttttcagtttttggttattgtaaaattgctcttaaatttaattctgtgtggcattaatacattttcaaaaagtcttaaaactaATTTGCCTTAAGCTCTACAAACCCTAGCTGCTGGTTAGGATGTGCTTTGTTTGCTGCCTATAGAGAGTTTATGAATCTTGTAAAAGGTGTattgaattttcaaaatgtatgttgttgtgttttatattatacACTTAAATTGCACTTGAGTATTTACTAAAAGTGTAGCTCTCTAAGCTAGTTATTTTGTTTGGATATGAgtgaaattgtgatttttgaaacTGAGTTGAACTACAAATTAGAGATGCACAATATTGTATGTTTTGCTGATATTCATTGTGTTGATATATAACCACTTATTTACCCgataactgataaaaaatatcgatgtatccacttttttcctttCCCAGTTTTAATGATCATCAgttctcttctgtagtggaattcaCATCATATTATATGTGATggtccaccagcagatggagatataaaatacaattctTTTTAGtgcatgtaaaatattttctttttgcaaaataagaaaaatacttaaactcAGAGTTgatattttgtacatgttcactttgttaaataaaacaaaaaagtctgtgATACTGGCAGAAATCAGAATGATTCCAATATCCATTGTAAAActaatatctgctgatacctattatgtgctgatattatcgtgcatcccaaATGTTGTACAGCAGAAGAATTGGAGCACTGAGTTAATATCATTCACTGTATTTTCTAGCTCGTAGAATTAGCATGTATGTAACAATCTGACATCATTTATAGGTCAGGATTTGTTGTTTAGCCCCTCTGAGATGAGCCAGGAAATGTTGGAGCCATTGGACGAGATTCCAGAGAATTGGAGAAGATTTCTGAGATAACCATTTTCCAGTACTGGATGGCGACCCCAGCCCACGAGACTCCAGAACCTGCTACCTCAGTGAGGAGACTGAACTAAACTGAATCGTGGTAGGATTGAActgtacatacacatacagcTCAGAGGAAAGGGAACATACAATACACacatacttttaattttacctGTTAATCACTTTTTGAAGCGTTTAATATATGCAAACAATATCTTTATTCGAGTCTTGTGTTTCTGATTTCTATTGTGACTTGACTCCCATCATTTCTAGAGTTTTCTGAGTCTGGTTTAAAATGAGACAATTCTGTCCCCCCATTCTGCAACCGTACCTTGTATGACAACAGCGAGACGGAATAATGTTGCAAAATTCGCACCTTTAATAGGGAATATAAAATGGGCTTCAGTTTGACGTGGAAGGTTTTAGTATTTGGCGACTTGGGAttgagaaaatgatgaaaaaattagTGCACTGGTCGAAAGCCAGCTTGATAAGAAATACAGGTTTTGAATCTCCCACACAGGGTGTTCCTGACTTAcagattttatctttttttcttgagaagTGATTTCAGCAAGGCGGCGGATCAGTAGTTTCGGACCTGCCTCTGCTTGAttggaaaatgtcaaacagtGTTTAGTATGATGCCAGCTGGAACATATAAATGATGCAAAATCCTGCTTAGAGCTCTTTCTAAATGAAGTAATTTAAGTGCCACACtatgctgtctttgttttcctgcGGTACATAAAAGATGCAATCAAGATACGCTTCATTCTCACACTCCAGAGTACATGTTTGCTGACCCAGTTGCCAGATGTAGTCTCAGAAGATTTATGTCCACATGTTAAAGAAATTATCTCACATTAGACTGTGCCAAATCCACTGTCCTCAGGCAGTCCAACGCACTTATCTAACTGGCAAATGTGTCACTTTAATTTGTAAATTCACCTCTTAAGATACAacaccaacatttaaaaaaacagtttcatcaATATTATCTGCTGTGAAATGCTTCAGAGGTATGTCGTAATGGAACATAGTGAGGTGAAGCGCCTGCTATGCGCCTGCACACCAGGAAATGTCAGATACTTCATTGTGTAGTCAGTCACTTTGTTGTCAGTTAGCATATTTCCAGTGCTACCACCATgagcacacacaacacataatTCCTTTTAAAAGGAAGGAGATACACAATGAATTAGATTATGCTGATGTACTGGAAATAAGAAATGGATGTAAGCACCAAAACACATTATTAGCACCAATGAACACCAAAAGACACAAGGGAGCATCAAATACCTCAAAGCCGACAGTGAAATAGGTTCAGGGAATCTTTATATAAATGCAACTAAGGGAGAATAAGGGCCTTATTAATATATTTCcttacacaaaaacacattagtaACTCAGAGGGTCTCATCTACTACTACAGGCAGTAAGTAGACTGCAGTAAAAGGACAGCTAGTATAGTTTCCTAAATTTAACAAACAatggatacaaaaaaaaataagaaaacatggtATGCTCTCTAAAACTAATTGTCAGTTGTATTAAAATAACTGCCCCAAATAAGTTTATGTTTGACTGACCTATGTTCTTTGTTGTCTCTCGAGCTAGTTTTCCTTATTCCAGTGAACTGATGAATAAGAGGAGAGTCTAGTTATATTCCTCAGTAAATCTGATTAGTCAATAGTTCCTGGAGCAAAACAAGCACACAGGTAACAATTAAGATAAtccatctctctccttctctttctctttctctctctcgctctcacacaacacacacacacacacacacacacacacacacacaaaaacaaacaaactatggTCTACTAACAAAGTGGATTTTTATGGAGACCCTGAAGTGCTGAGCATCACATAAATTCACACATAATGAAACTATCCTGCAATGATGgaataatccaaaaatatctttacatTCAATTCCAAGTCACtataaaatcttacaaaattgtcccacttctttttttatattttataatataaatattcatagaaacatttataatgtttaaCTAATATCAGAAAGACTTTGTGATGGAGCATCCACACATACCGCTGCTGCGTCTCTGGCTGTGGGCAGAgtgagcacacacaccacacatccCGTGTTTGCcaagcatttaaaaacaccTAACAATGATCTCTTTCCCCCTTACCTGTTTCGGTGGCACGGCTCGAGGGTTGCTTCATCTGTTTACGTAGTTTAGTTGAATTTTTTGCTGTAtgcttttgtgcatttttattgcatttcaaAGCATTTTGACCCTGCTGTTTTACTCATGATTGCTTTTACATGTATCATTAgttgattttttgggggatgtaaataaagttaatgATCTTTATTTCCTTCTGCAATattcagtaaaatgaaaaactgtatttctgtctgtgttacagaccaaatatatatacagtaaatgcGTATTcatacacgcgcacacacacacacacacacgcacacacacacacacacacactcacacactcacagtgttTTTATACCCACCCACCTGCTCTTAAATTTCTTCACTTTATCTTAATGTgaaatcatttatcattttacaggCCCTCCCACTTGCAGGTACACTGTAGCCAGAACGTGCATCGGCATGCAGTTGAACTGCCATTCAGGTGTTTACAAGGCATACTGTATCAACTAAGGGACCAACTTCTAACAACACACAATCCGGATTTGCCATGGAGGCAGCACACCTCAGTCTTGTCCTGTTGCTggtaagaatttattttttgaagcagtattttagtgttttcttGACTTTTCTTGATACTAACTTTTACCTTAGATTCcaacgtgatttttttttgcttcaggTACTATATATTCAACCAACTCATGTAAACTTTTTTAATAGTCAAAAATAAAGATACTCCTTTTCTACTGTTACAGagatgctattttgaggtgatGTATTGTTGGACAGAGCACCCAAAGTCAGTCTCTGCTTCttgaacaggcagctgagctgagggAGATAGCTGCTGCAAATGTGTGGCTAATGCTACAGTACTAgtaaaaagaaagggaaaaaaaagtaaaatgtctcTGTTCCTTTTTGGGAGTATTGCCATAATGAACTTGATCTCGACTGACTTCTtccaaataaaaagaaaaatgtattagtCACAGAATTATATTCAGCACATCATCCCCAACTCATTAACCCCATTTAAATCTATTATTGAAAgtcacttttattgttttactttttcttaacTGATAGTATTTGCTGTTACTTGTCATACTATTTTAGTCAGTTTCATTAccttgtgcatgttttttaattgtttttgtctgagCAGGCTAATTACGTATTAAAGACATGGCATTATAAGCTAGACAATGACTTACATGCTACAATTATTTCTGTCACCAGCAGCTCAGTtcgtatgttttgttttgttttacacatcATATACCGTATACCCCggcaaaatgtcaggaaggtatgaagaaGTAGACCTGCACAGTAGTGCTCTAGAGGAGTTGTTATGCACACAAACAACGTGTTCAGAGTTTaattataaaattttaaaaaaaggtctttgTACATAAGTCATAgtcaacaaatacaaaaacagtccAGATGTGCAGAAGCATAATACATACGCTtcagaaaagaaatatttgcCCTGTTACTCTGAATTAACAAgagttttgtttcaaaattctgagaaaagttttcaggaaaaaaaatgttttggggaattaaaaagattatttcagAACTTTGAGGAAGAAGTTTTCAGGAaaacaagcagattttttttgaccCCAAATGAATATATTATGCTTCCATAGAAATGTACTGATGTAATTAATGTAATGTTTCTGCAGTGTTTGGGAGTCCACAGCTCATCTTCAGAAATTTTGAAGCGGCAAAAAAGAAACTGGATCATTGAGTCCTTCACAATTGATGAAGGCTATGAAGGAACTTTTCCATATTTACTGGGAAAAGTGAGTATCTACAAAAAGTCACAACGCATGAGAATGAATGCACATATGACAAGATGCAAGATCATCACAAAGTCctgtgctgttgtgtttcaACTCCCTACAGGTCAACATTGAGAACAATTTGACCTTTTTCAGAATCAGTGGTCAGGGTGTTGAGAAGGACCCCAAAAACGTTTTTTCAATCAATGAAAACACAGGGGAGATCTTTGTTCACAGAGCCGTCGACTATGAGAAATACACAGTTATAAAGGTTTGAAGGAATTTACTAAAGCAGTTTTATTACAGCGATTCCTAGATGTggaaagtttgtgtgtgtgtgtgtgtgtgtgtgtgtgtgtgtgtgtgtgtgtgtgtgtgtgtgtttttgtgtgtttgtttgtttgtttgtttgtgtgtgtgtcaatgagTGTGCTTGGATGGGAGGCACATTAGAGTGTTTCATTATTTCACAATTCTTGCCTCTGCATTACAGCTTGATTTTGAGGCacttgacaaagaaaaacatgtaataagCACGCGGCTGGGAGTTGAGATATTGATTTTGGATGTAAATGACAACCCTCCAATTTTTGACCAAAACATCTACAAGGTCAAAATATTAGAGTCAACATTGCAAGGTAACTCACTCATAATTAATCTCATGTCCTTTTTACAGCTACTATTATGAAATgatgttataaataaaacacacacctcctctcttCTGATTCTGACAGGCACTGTAGTGACTACAGTTCGGGCGCATGATGAAGACAGCATGGAGGACAATagattatttgatttaaaaatagtCTCAGTCATTCCTAAATCATCTGAGCTGGAGTTCTACTTAAAGCAGAACAGTGAAAGAGGAACCATTCATTTTAGAGGGTGTCTGGACCATGAGGTGAGAGAACTCTTTTCTTGATTGCATAATTCTCAAATCAGTGATCCCAGAAACTTTGAAAATAGAAACATGTTTAGTCATCATTTTTTGGAAAGTGACTGTTCTTTTTAACCAatcagaaaatagagaaatacaCCATTGTAGTGGAGGCCAAAGACcatgggaaagaaaaacagctctCGAGCTCCGCCATTGTTGTAATCGACATAGAAGATGGAAATAACCACCTTCCTAATTTCATCGGACATACTGTGAGCAATTCTTTCAGTTACCATGAGGAATGCAACGACTGTGATTAAAGTGtcttttcataataaaagtttttgtttgtttgttttttttataccaggGTTCAGGGAGAGTGAAAGAAGGACTGGAAAATGTTCTTGTTTCACGGCTGCAAGTTTTAGATGATGACAGCAAATTTACAGCGGCCTGGAGAGCAAAATATCAAATCCAAGGCGACTCAAACAACAACTTCAGAATTGATACTGATCCTAAGACAAACGAGGGACTACTGTATGTGAAAAAGGTATTTTATCTGTGATAAAAATATAGATCCTTTCAAGGTACAGTGCAATGATTTGGTAAAAATCCATGAAACACTAACaccacatttttggaaaaaaactaaaattacctTTTCACGGGTGTATGCCTCCGTGAACCACTCAAGTTGCAaagaagtaaacctaaaaaagGAAGTTCTTTACCCACattcaaagtttattttgaaaagggcTCATATTCGTTTGATGAGCAGAAACTGCATTTCCCATGAAAacaggtttattttgaaaatacacaatTCATGTAATGAGTATAAATTGACACAGTGTTTCTGGGCGTCCAGAACTGACACAGGAGGGGTACCTAGCAAGTTGTATTTCTTTTACAGGCTCTGGACTTTGAAGACACTCCTATGAAGAACTTGACTATAAGTGTGAAGAATGAGCTCCCCCTTTACTTGTGCAAAGTGGTGAGTCGCAGCACCACTGGTCTTTGGCAAGTAAAGACCGTTAGTGAGAAGACTATGACAGAAAGTCTGTCCACCCGTGAAGTGAAAGTGATTGTGGAAGATGTCAATGAGCCTCCAATCTTCGACATAATTCACAAACAAGTTATGGTGATTGAGAATTCCGAGGTGGGCCGGTATCTGTGGACATTTAAAGCTAAAGACCCTGACGTCGCCAGTGGCAACACAGTTCTGTAAGTCATAAACACGCTACCTACATGTccaactgaaagaaaaacattattctttattaGTATGTCAATAGAGAACTCAGAAACACCAAACATTATGTGTATTTCAGATACAAAAAAGGACACGATCCAGCTGGCTGGGTTAAAGTGGTCTACAAGACTGGAGAAGTAAGCACAACGAAGATCATAGACCGAGAGTCGTCTTTTGTGAAAGACAGCATCTATAAAGTCACAATATATGCAATTGACAATGGTATGACCAACAGGAGTTTTTACATAGCCATtaatcagaatttttttaatcacatacCTGAATATgaacataatttgtttttggttgcCAGGTCACCCTCCAATGACAGGCACTGCAACCCTGACCATCTGTATTACTGATGAGAATGACAACCCTCCACAgctgactaaaaacacaattgaCATGTGTCAGTCTGATGGACCATCTCTGGCCAACATCACAGCTGTGGACCCAGACGGAGACCTCAACAGTGGACCTTTCACCTTCATGCTCCAGGGAAATCAGAAGGGCAAGTGGAGGCTTGAGTCTACGCATGGTGAGCTTTAGTTCTTTCATCTCCTTCAAACAGAACCAAGATCGCGTGCAAATATTCTCACCGCTGTTAAAACAAACTTATGAGTCTAGATTTTACAGTATGTCACAATAAATTTTACAGGGTACTCGGTCAACCTGGTAAAAGAGAGCACAGTTCATTCTGGAATTCATGAACTGGTGCTGGAAGTGTCTGACCGTCAGGGCAAGAGTGCTGTACACAACCTGTCAGTCACTGTGTGTAACTGCGCAGACCCAGCGAAGCCAGACTGTAGCATTCGCATACCTTCTGGCCCCACATTTGGAGGTGCGGCAATTGGGATCATTTTTTTGGGCATACTACTGCTTGCAGGTAGGATGCATGTCCAAAATACATTGATTTGTGAATTAATTTGCCCCTCTCCTGTGGTAAAAGACAGCCTTATTTAGGATGTTAAACTGTATGATttgatttgtgtctttgtgtccaAGGTGTGCTACTTTTGGCTTTTCTCATGTCCTGTAAGAATGAGACTATACAGATCCCAGATGACCTTGCTTCAGAACATCTTATGATCAGTAACATTGAGAAACCTGGAACTGACTGCAAAGTAAATACTTTTGCTGCAAAATACTTGATTATTACTGTTGACggatacaaatacacacacacacacacacacacacacacacacacactggcttcTGAAAATAATTACTAAATAGACAATGTTAACTATAAAGTAAAGTCATGTTTCATTCATCTTTCAACAGGTGACTTTTGACCCACCAAACAAAGGATACActcagaaagagaaaaacacccaaacaatATCTGAACTTGGCTGGATGAAGGAAgcaagtgttgaaaaaatatttgtctttttgattttttatactAAAATGATCATGATTTACTTAcgtaattgcttttttttgcagacatcTCCGGCAGTGTCCATCTTCCAAACACATCGTGGCATATCCCAATCTGAAATAAATCAGCGAATGGAATATTTGAATTTGGTACaaaaatattcttattattactgttgttattattattattattagttgttgttattatttaaacaaaaatggcaacatattctatattaaaacataactCTTGTGATATCCTAGTTTGTTTTTAGTCAACAAATCTCACAAAAAGACCACTACCAGCAATGAATTGTTCCCACCAACAAGCACTCTCCATATAGCCAAAGCCTGACATGGCTTTTTTGTCTGTGCCAAAGAACTtaatttttatgataaaaaaattaaaatgccacAGGGTGACATGACATTGTAGTTTACTCTGAGTCAGTccctcataaaaataaatactaaaaaatagcACACTGGAAACTGAAAATAGTTGTCAGTATATAATATTTACTTTTCAGTAATGCCGGTTTGCTAgaaacatttcaacaattttcaacgttgtttttatttacgttttcAGCGGAAACATATGAGCTTGGGTCTGAAAGTAACAGCTTAACACACTCTTTGTTGTGGTCTTTTCATGAGATTTGTTGACAGCTACAACAATATTTCTAGTTAAGTGTTTTTATGACTtgagatgcttttttttctctaggtGACAAATGACTCAACAAGGCGACAAAACTTTTTGCGTGGGAACTCTATGTATCGGGtactaaaattattattattattattattataagtagtagtagcagc
The DNA window shown above is from Plectropomus leopardus isolate mb chromosome 8, YSFRI_Pleo_2.0, whole genome shotgun sequence and carries:
- the LOC121946869 gene encoding cadherin-like protein 26, with the translated sequence MEAAHLSLVLLLCLGVHSSSSEILKRQKRNWIIESFTIDEGYEGTFPYLLGKVNIENNLTFFRISGQGVEKDPKNVFSINENTGEIFVHRAVDYEKYTVIKLDFEALDKEKHVISTRLGVEILILDVNDNPPIFDQNIYKVKILESTLQGTVVTTVRAHDEDSMEDNRLFDLKIVSVIPKSSELEFYLKQNSERGTIHFRGCLDHEKIEKYTIVVEAKDHGKEKQLSSSAIVVIDIEDGNNHLPNFIGHTGSGRVKEGLENVLVSRLQVLDDDSKFTAAWRAKYQIQGDSNNNFRIDTDPKTNEGLLYVKKALDFEDTPMKNLTISVKNELPLYLCKVVSRSTTGLWQVKTVSEKTMTESLSTREVKVIVEDVNEPPIFDIIHKQVMVIENSEVGRYLWTFKAKDPDVASGNTVLYKKGHDPAGWVKVVYKTGEVSTTKIIDRESSFVKDSIYKVTIYAIDNGHPPMTGTATLTICITDENDNPPQLTKNTIDMCQSDGPSLANITAVDPDGDLNSGPFTFMLQGNQKGKWRLESTHGYSVNLVKESTVHSGIHELVLEVSDRQGKSAVHNLSVTVCNCADPAKPDCSIRIPSGPTFGGAAIGIIFLGILLLAGVLLLAFLMSCKNETIQIPDDLASEHLMISNIEKPGTDCKVTFDPPNKGYTQKEKNTQTISELGWMKETSPAVSIFQTHRGISQSEINQRMEYLNLVTNDSTRRQNFLRGNSMYRSLGATSAMRERHQLRNSMRGSWADRRRYTTNQEDALQRSVLLSTLNKTLYSLQAPGEELADYDPRVYVEEGDIKTNYKLDAISIPETPFDPDLDLNLGYRFHTLASICMPSERRETTTLIQN